One window of Nicotiana tomentosiformis chromosome 11, ASM39032v3, whole genome shotgun sequence genomic DNA carries:
- the LOC104118480 gene encoding BTB/POZ and MATH domain-containing protein 4-like: protein MSEPPTITHVSDKNTVGELSPPTSSKSVTDTINGSHRFVIQGYSLAKGMGVGKHIASDTFTVGGHQWAIYFYPDGKNPEDNSAYVSVFIALASEGTDVRALFELTLVDQSGKGKHKVHSHFDRSLESGPYTLKYRGSMWGYKRFFRRGMLETSDYLKDDCLKINCTVGVVRSTIDCSSLHTIQVSDPDIGAHFGMLLENMEGSDIIFNVAGEKFHAHKLVLAARSPVFRTEYFDGQDVDEQEIVVTDMEPEVFKVMLHFVYKDALVEEELEATSTSSSTPCISDTVTAKLLSAADRYNLTRLRRLCESHLCKDISVNSVAQILALADRYHATELKAVCLRFAAENLAAVMQSDGFEYLKEHSPSLQSELLKTVAGCEDDCSSGGGKSKSVWAQLSDGGDTNGRRVRQRT from the exons ATGTCGGAGCCGCCGACGATCACTCACGTTTCCGATAAGAACACCGTCGGCGAATTATCACCGCCGACGAGCTCGAAATCCGTGACCGATACAATTAACGGCTCGCACCGGTTCGTGATCCAAGGTTATTCTTTAGCTAAAGGGATGGGAGTCGGGAAACACATCGCCAGTGATACTTTCACCGTCGGCGGTCACCAGTGGGCGATTTACTTTTATCCGGACGGGAAGAACCCCGAGGATAATTCGGCGTATGTTTCGGTGTTTATTGCTTTGGCTAGTGAAGGAACGGATGTTAGGGCTTTGTTTGAGTTGACTCTGGTCGATCAGAGTGGTAAAGGAAAGCATAAGGTTCATAGTCACTTCGATAGGTCTCTTGAGAGCGGGCCTTACACCTTGAAGTACCGTGGCAGCATGTG GGGATACAAACGGTTTTTTAGACGAGGAATGCTCGAGACTTCAGATTATCTGAAGGACGACTGCTTGAAGATTAATTGCACTGTGGGAGTTGTGCGCTCTACAATAGACTGTTCGAGCTTGCATACAATTCAGGTCTCAGACCCTGACATTGGAGCACATTTTGGCATGCTTTTGGAAAATATGGAAGGCTCTGATATTATTTTCAATGTGGCTGGTGAAAAGTTTCATGCTCATAAGTTGGTATTGGCTGCTCGTTCTCCTGTATTCCGCACTGAATACTTTGATGGACAGGATGTTGATGAGCAGGAAATTGTGGTTACTGATATGGAACCCGAGGTCTTCAAA GTTATGCTGCACTTTGTATACAAAGATGCTCTTGTAGAAGAAGAGCTAGAAGCAACTAGTACTTCTTCTTCTACCCCCTGCATATCTGATACTGTGACAGCAAAATTGCTATCAGCAGCTGATCGCTATAATTTAACACGACTCAGGAGGTTGTGTGAGTCTCATCTCTGCAAAGATATCTCTGTCAACTCTGTTGCACAAATTCTTGCTTTAGCGGACCGTTACCATGCCACTGAGCTCAAAGCAGTTTGCCTAAGATTCGCTGCTGAAAATCTTGCTG CTGTCATGCAATCAGATGGGTTCGAATACCTTAAAGAACATAGCCCCTCTCTTCAGTCAGAGCTTCTTAAAACTGTGGCTGGTTGTGAGGATGATTGTAGCAGTGGAGGTGGTAAGTCTAAAAGTGTGTGGGCCCAGCTTTCAGACGGTGGTGATACCAATGGAAGGAGGGTTAGGCAAAGGACCTGA